AGCTTACCTCCACCAGGAGTACAAGCTCCAGGCACTGCCAGCTTACCTACACCAGGAGTACACGCTCCAGGCACTGCCAGCTTACCTCCACCAGGAGTCCAAGCTGCAGGCACTGCCAGCTTACCTCTGCCAGGAGTACAAGCTCCAGGCACTGCCAGCTTACCTCCACCAGGAGTCCAAGCTGCAGGCACCAGCAGCTTACCTCCGCCAGGAGTACAAGCTCCAGGCACTGACAGCTTACCTCCACCAGGAGTACAAGCTCCAGGCACTGCCAGCTTACCTACACCAGGAGTACAAACTCCAGGCACTGCCAGCTTACCTACACCAGGAGTACAAGCTCCAGGCACTGCCAGCTTACCTCCACCAGGTGTACAAGCTCCAGGCACTGACAGCTTACCTCCACCAGGAGTCCAAGCTGCAGGCACTGCCAGCTTACCTCCGCCAGGAGTACAAGCTCCAGGCACTGCCAGCTTACCTCCACCAGGAGTACAAGCTGCAGGCACTGCCAGCTTACCTCTGCCAGGAGTACAAGCTCCAGGCACTGCCAGCTTACCACCACCAGGAGTACAAGCTCCAGGCACTGCCAGCTTACCTCTGCCAGGAGTACAAGCTGCAGGCACTGCCAGCTTACCTCTGCCAGGAGTACAAGCTCCAGGCACTGCCAGCTTACCTCCACCAGGAGTCCAAGCTGCAGGCACCACCAGCTTACCTCCGCCAGGAGTACAAGCTCCAGGCACTGACAGCTTACCTCCACCAGGAGTACAAGCTCCAGGCACTGCCAGCTTACCTACACCAGGAGTACAAGCTCCAGGCACTGCCAGCTTATCTCCACCAGGAGTACAAGCTCCAGGCACTGACAGCTTACCTCCACCAGGAGTACAAGCTCCAGGCACTGCCAGCTTACCTACACCAGGAGTACAAGCTCCAGGCACTGCCAGCTTACCTCCACCAGGAGTACAAGCTCCAGGCACTGCCAGCTTACCTCCACCAGGAGTCCAAGCTGCAGGCACCACCAGCTTACCTCCGCCAGGAGTACAAACTCCAGGCACTGCCAGCTTACCTCCACCAGGAGTACAAGCTCCAGGCACTGCCAGCTTACCTCCACCAGGAGTACAAGCTCCAGGCACTGCCAGCTTATCTCCACCAGGAGTACAAGCTCCAGGCACTGACAGCTTACCTCTACCAGGAGTCCAAGCTGCAGGCACCTCCAGCTTACCTCCGCCAGGAGTACAAGCTCCAGGCACTGCCAGCTTACCTCCACCAGGAGTACAAGCTCCAGGCACTGCCAGCTTACCTCCACCAGGAGTACAAGCTCCAGGCACTGCCAGCTTACCTTCACCAGGAGTACAAGCTCCAGGCACTGCCAGCTTACCTTCACCAGGAGTACAAGCTCCAGGCACTGACAGCTTACCTCCACCAGGAGTCCAAGCTGCAGGCACCACCAGCTTACCTCCGCCAGGAGTACAAGCTCCAGGCACTGCCAGCTTACCTCCACCAGGAGTACAAGCTCCAGGCACTGTCAGCTTACCTCCACCAGGAGTACAAGCTCCAGGCACTGCCAGCTTATCTCCACCAGGAGTACAAGCTCCAGGCACTGACAGCTTACCTCTACCAGGAGTCCAAGCTGCAGGCACCTCCAGCTTACCTCCGCCAGGAGTACAAGCTCCAGGCACTGCCAGCTTACCTCTGCCAGGAATACAAGCTCCAGGCACTGCCTGCTTACCTCTGCCAGGAGTCCAAGCTCCAGGCACTGCCAGCTTACCTCTGCCAGGAGTACAAGCTCCAGGCACTGCCAGCTTACCTCCACCAGGAGTACAAGCTCCAGGCACTGCCAGCTTACCTTCACCAGGAGTACAAGCTCCAGGCACTACCAGCTTACCTCTGCCAGGAGTACAAGCTCCAGGCACTGCCAGCTTACCTCCACCAGGAGTACAAGCTCCAGGCACTACCACCTTACCTCCACCAGGAGTACAAGCTCCAGGCATTGCCAGCTTCCCTCCACCAGGAGTACAAGCTCCAGGCACTACCACCTTACCTCCACCAGGAGTACAAGCTCCAGGCACTGCCAGCTTACCTACACCAGGAGTACAAGCTCCAGGCACTGCCAGCTTACCTCTGCCAGGAGTACAAGCTCCAGGCATTGCCAGCTTACCTCCCCCAGGAGTACAAGCTCCAGGCACTGCCAGCTTACCTCTGCCAGGTGTACAAGCTACAGGCACTGCCAGCTTACCTCCGCCAGGAGTACAAGCTCCAGGCACTGCCAGTTTACCTCCACCAGGAGTACAAGCTCCAGGCACTGCCAACTTACCTTCACCAGGAGTACAAGCTCCAGGCACTGCCAGCTTACCTTCACCAGGTGTACAAGCTCCAGGCACTACCAGCTTACCTCCGCCAGGAGTACAAGCTCGGGAATATTGCCGCCAGGAGTCAAGGCTCCATGCTCTGCCACGTTACCAGGAGTCGCAGGCCACACTACCAACGCTGCAAACACTGCCCTGCTGACACTGCTCCAGTCTCGAAGatgaagaagaaaggaagaagaaaagaatAAACGACAAAAAATACGTAGAGAAAACAATGCCGCTGGCCTTGAATTAACAAGCACCAATGAGCCTGAATACTACCTACCATGCTGGCCGCATCTTGAAAAAGCTttcttgaaaaatattttcctcctaACTGTGATTGATTTTGCTTCAAAAGCCACTTGTGATAATGTATTCCAAATTCTCTTAAACATGTCATGCTTCttaatactgcatttaatttatAGTATTGCTGCTAATGGCAATGTGGACTATAAATGAATCACAATAATCTTGGTAATCTTGGCCATGCTGCCTCTGGAGGTATTAATACCTGTCAAAAGAAATTATTCATGAATTTGAAAGCAACAGAAATAGCACCAACCAAAGAAAAAGATGTGGCAACATTTTTGGATATCCTGTCAGTCGGGGAGTCTTAGCCTGTTTTGGTATGAATACTTTTTTCACCTATTAAGGCAAGTGCAAACTGTGATTTAGAAATTATGGTGCATGcatatttatttctttaattaCTATGGCAATATAGATAATGTTTTACATTTCTAGGAAGTTTGAATGAATATCCCAACAACGTGGTTCTGCATTACACATTTGGATGGCATGAAGTATGTGCCTAATTCTGTCTCTTCccatttctttcctctttttCCTGATTTGCTATCTCTAAAATATCATTACGTTAGAAATCCCAGCTACTTTCATCATGCCTATCTTTACTTGCCATCAAGGCTGTGCATAATCAGGCAGGATATACACACAAGTACTATGTAACTTTCCTGCTTTGAGCTTCAACATTCGTACTTGTTTCTTCAGCTGCCTTGATCCTAAATCTCTCTTGCTATCTCCATTAAGATATCCCTAAATGCATTTCTCTAATATTTCCTTATGCagtaaattttgtttgataacactccTATAGATGTCTTTTATGTTATAATAAATGCAAATAGCAGTTCTTGTCTCATTAAGATGGAGACACTTCTAATTTTCACTGCTCCATCTGGCAATCTAGCCACAATTTAGAATTGAAGATAATTGCGTGAACCTATTGAAAACATACTACCATTGGGTTCATAGCACTTTTAATAAAGTTATGTTTAGTGCACATTTATATTGTATCTTAATGGATGAAAAATAGACACTGAACTAGAGCAAGGACATTTGCAGAAAAGAGTAATGCTTGGACAAAGATGTGGCTTTTAAAGAGGGCTTTAAAGGGGAAGAAGGAGATGAGGAAATAGAATGGTCCAGGAGCaatattttctctatttttttttgtGGGCCTATTCATTGCACTGGCAACGTATTCAATATTTCTCCGCAGCCATGCAGTTTTAAAGGAACATTTGTAGGGAGGGAATTACTTGGTGTTGGACCTAAACATTTAAAGATATGACCACCTTTAGGAAAAGTGATGAGAGAGAAGCACAAAAGAGCAGAGCCAGACGAATAGATAGATTGGGG
The sequence above is drawn from the Stegostoma tigrinum isolate sSteTig4 chromosome 14, sSteTig4.hap1, whole genome shotgun sequence genome and encodes:
- the LOC132210486 gene encoding mucin-19-like — encoded protein: MVLLPKHNGDASSNRTFLAASAKSQEFNSKYRESRTPMFVFFSVGNVGAQSDEHISMTAPQLVEEETPQAAGTWRTDSDQILAQPQTGEDPVVSNREQQRGLLQGVPFLKEFHSGNSNDGADAPGNPGSVVCVALLSPRIQFLVLPPPGVQAPGTASLPPPGEQAPGTASLPPPGVQAPGTASLPPPGVQTPGTASLHPPGVQASGTASLPPPGVQAPGTASLPPPGVQAPGTASLPPPGVQAPGTASLPPPGEQAPGTASLPPPGVQAPGTASLPPPGVQTPGTASLPPPGVQASGTASLPPPGVQAAGTASLPPPGVQAPGTASLPPPGVQAPGTASLPPPGVQAPGTASLPTPGVQAPGTASLPPPGVQAAGTASLALPGVQAPGTASLPPPGVQAAGTSSLPPPGVQAPGTDSLPPPGVQAPGTASLPTPGVQTPGTASLPPPGEQAPGTASLSPPGVQAPGTASLPPPGVQTPGTASLPPPGVQASGTASLPPPGVQAPGTASLPPPGVQAPGTASLPPPGVQAPGTDSLPPPGEQAPGTASLPPPGVQAPGTASLPPPGVQTPGTASLPPPGVQASGTASLPPPGVQAAGTASLPPPGVQAAGTASLPPPGVQAPGTASLPPPGVQAPGTASLPTPGVHAPGTASLPPPGVQAAGTASLPLPGVQAPGTASLPPPGVQAAGTSSLPPPGVQAPGTDSLPPPGVQAPGTASLPTPGVQTPGTASLPTPGVQAPGTASLPPPGVQAPGTDSLPPPGVQAAGTASLPPPGVQAPGTASLPPPGVQAAGTASLPLPGVQAPGTASLPPPGVQAPGTASLPLPGVQAAGTASLPLPGVQAPGTASLPPPGVQAAGTTSLPPPGVQAPGTDSLPPPGVQAPGTASLPTPGVQAPGTASLSPPGVQAPGTDSLPPPGVQAPGTASLPTPGVQAPGTASLPPPGVQAPGTASLPPPGVQAAGTTSLPPPGVQTPGTASLPPPGVQAPGTASLPPPGVQAPGTASLSPPGVQAPGTDSLPLPGVQAAGTSSLPPPGVQAPGTASLPPPGVQAPGTASLPPPGVQAPGTASLPSPGVQAPGTASLPSPGVQAPGTDSLPPPGVQAAGTTSLPPPGVQAPGTASLPPPGVQAPGTVSLPPPGVQAPGTASLSPPGVQAPGTDSLPLPGVQAAGTSSLPPPGVQAPGTASLPLPGIQAPGTACLPLPGVQAPGTASLPLPGVQAPGTASLPPPGVQAPGTASLPSPGVQAPGTTSLPLPGVQAPGTASLPPPGVQAPGTTTLPPPGVQAPGIASFPPPGVQAPGTTTLPPPGVQAPGTASLPTPGVQAPGTASLPLPGVQAPGIASLPPPGVQAPGTASLPLPGVQATGTASLPPPGVQAPGTASLPPPGVQAPGTANLPSPGVQAPGTASLPSPGVQAPGTTSLPPPGVQAREYCRQESRLHALPRYQESQATLPTLQTLPC